One window of Manihot esculenta cultivar AM560-2 chromosome 17, M.esculenta_v8, whole genome shotgun sequence genomic DNA carries:
- the LOC122722259 gene encoding uncharacterized protein LOC122722259, whose product MSDLHPIALCNVVYKIMTKMIVNRLKSILPSIVSESQSAFISGRSIQDNIILAFEAMHGFNMFHRQKELSGALKMDISKAYDRLEANVQEALELKRILRIYENTSGQLVNFQKSSISFNKYTLVALRDSICSVLQVEEKPDLGNYLGLPSHVGSNKREVFSFVKDHLWKRLNSWKHRALSQAGKEVLLKTVLQALPNYVMSLFLLPRTFCADLQRMMTRYWWSKGADQNRGIHWLGWQRMAKHRLDGGLGFKSLHEFNLAMLGKQGWNIITRPHSLVARVLKARYFPTTSFFEASLGHNPSFLWVVYGGLRVWLKLVLIGELGMADLMIGHRWNESLIAQLFNDRDRSCILNIPLSLSSRPDAWCWKFASKGHYSVKSAYRFLSRRVLIDSMCPLCHEAPETILHILVQCPFARSCWLSSPLGWPAFSAASLREWFSLAFLTASAENASLILMICWALWHNRNNQWRGACSDSTSSTNVVSALTVWSPPPQGWIKLNIDASLNSKRSSLDFGCVVRDANGRFMVAKAGCFCSQMEVKCAETMAFREALSWIKECGWDRVLFESDAQVLVVSINNASLDDLSPFDLLVQDCKLLLSSYEEARCGFIHRSANYVAHVLATSAHSESDQGVWVHVPPPHIVSLIALS is encoded by the exons ATGAGTGATTTGCATCCTATTGCCCTCTGTAATGTGGTTTATAAGATCATGACTAAGATGATAGTTAACCGGCTTAAGTCCATCTTGCCGTCTATTGTCTCGGAAAGCCAAAGCGCTTTTATTTCTGGGCGCAGCATTCAGGACAATATAATCTTAGCTTTTGAGGCTATGCATGGATTTAATATGTTTCATCGACAGAAAGAGTTATCTGGGGCCCTTAAAATGGACATCAGTAAAGCCTATGATAGACTGGA AGCAAATGTTCAAGAGGCGTTGGAGCTCAAGCGTATTCTTCGCATCTATGAGAACACATCTGGACAATTGGTTAACTTTCAAAAATCATCTATTTCTTTCAACAAGTATACTCTTGTGGCTCTTCGAGATTCTATTTGTTCAGTGCTTCAGGTTGAGGAGAAGCCAGATTTGGGTAATTATTTGGGACTCCCTTCTCATGTTGGTAGTAACAAGAGGGAAGTGTTTAGTTTTGTTAAGGATCATTTGTGGAAGCGGCTGAATTCATGGAAGCATCGTGCGCTGTCCCAAGCAGGTAAAGAGGTCCTCTTGAAAACGGTCCTCCAAGCTTTGCCAAACTATGTTATGAGTTTGTTTTTACTGCCTCGGACTTTTTGTGCTGATTTGCAGCGTATGATGACCCGGTATTGGTGGAGTAAGGGTGCTGATCAAAATCGTGGTATTCACTGGCTGGGTTGGCAAAGAATGGCGAAGCACAGACTGGACGGCGGGTTAGGGTTTAAATCGCTCCATGAGTTTAACTTAGCCATGCTTGGTAAGCAGGGCTGGAACATTATTACCAGGCCTCATTCTTTAGTGGCCCGCGTTCTTAAGGCTCGTTATTTTCCGACAACATCTTTTTTTGAAGCTTCTTTGGGTCACAATCCTAGCTTTTTGTGGGTAGTATATGGGGGACTCAGAGTCTGGTTAAAGCTGGTGCTTATTGGAGAATTGGGAATGGCAG ATCTTATGATCGGCCATAGATGGAATGAGAGTTTAATAGCTCAGTTGTTCAATGACAGAGATAGGAGTTGTATTTTGAACATCCCTCTAAGTCTTTCTTCGCGCCCAGATGCGTGGTGCTGGAAGTTTGCGTCCAAAGGTCACTATTCTGTCAAGAGTGCTTACAGATTTCTG TCCAGGAGAGTTCTGATTGATTCGATGTGTCCGTTGTGTCATGAGGCTCCTGAGACTATCTTGCATATTCTTGTTCAATGTCCTTTTGCCCGCAGTTGCTGGTTGAGTTCGCCTTTGGGTTGGCCTGCATTCTCCGCTGCCTCTCTTAGGGAGTGGTTCTCTTTAGCCTTCCTTACTGCTTCTGCGGAGAATGCTTCCCTTATTCTAATGATATGTTGGGCTTTGTGGCATAACAGAAATAAT CAATGGAGGGGGGCCTGTTCTGATTCTACCAGCAGCACCAATGTTGTGTCGGCTTTGACTGTCTGGTCTCCTCCACCGCAGGGTTGGATTAAGCTTAATATTGACGCCTCTTTAAACTCGAAACGAAGTTCACTAGACTTCGGTTGTGTAGTTCGAGATGCTAATGGTAGATTTATGGTGGCTAAAGCAGGCTGTTTTTGCAGTCAGATGGAGGTTAAGTGTGCTGAGACAATGGCTTTTCGAGAGgcattgagctggattaaagagtgtggatgggatcgagttcttttcgaatcGGATGCTCAGGTTCTTGTTGTATCCATTAACAATGCTTCGTTAGATGATTTATCACCTTTTGAtcttttggttcaagattgtaaatTGCTTCTATCCAGTTATGAAGAAGCAAGATGTGGTTTTATTCACAGGTCTGCGAATTatgtcgctcatgttctagcaacatcggctcattctgagtcagaTCAAGGAGTTTGGGTTCATGTCCCTCCTCCTCATATAGTTTCTTTGATCGCTTTGAGTTAA